ttaaagacAAATGCGTAAAGTAAAGTACGAAAGATAAATAACGTAAAAACGAGAATTAAAGTGCgacaaaataaatcaaagtgATAAGTAAAGCAAGAACGAAATGAAAGCGAAAAGAACGATAAAGTAAAAtgaacttgaaattaaacttaattgaagtgcgataacaatgaaaattaaagcaatttaaataaacttgaatttaaatgacaagaaaatataaattgaacaagaattTAAACATACactaagaaaaggaagaactcgCTACACTAGGTACATGAAATGTAAAATCTTAAGTctatgaaaagaaaagtgcgAGACAAAAATAGGTTTGTCTGTCTGATGTTGTGTGTCTTCAACCTTCGTTTGGTGAGGTTTATATAGGACTTCCGTCAGCCCATGGGCTGGCCATTGAATGGCCAAATGTCAACTCTTTTAAAACTCTTTCCTTTTGAAGCCCTTTGAATTTGTGGGATCACATTGATGGAAATATTCTGATTGCTTGATTCTCTCATGTTTTGGAGTATGCTGAACTATCATCAATCTCCTTGATTTGTTTCCTTGTGAGGCCTCCATCACATGCACATTGACCTATGGAAATTTTGGGCGTGAATCCGTGGCTTGGGCATTGACCTCCGTGATTTCATCTTGACATCTAGTTGAACCTTGTGCCCCTTGAGTTTTTAGAATTCTAGAGTTGGCTTACCATCTGTCGACCATCCGCCAAGATGGCTGGTATGTGAACTCCAGATATTTGGATGTTGGGCTTGGCTCTACGTTGGACTATATTTGAGTTCtcaaatattcgaatattggGAACTCGGCGGACATACCTCCAGCCGAACTTCAACTCCCTTAGCCCAACTTTGCTTGCCCAAGTGTTGAGAGGAGGGCGCCAAGGTGCGCAAGGAGAAAATTCACCCCGCCCCAGCTTTTTGTAAGAGGAGTGGCCTACCAAGGTATTTAAGGAGTATCTGGCCCAACTTTTTGAGAAGGAAGCATTCGGCCACTTTTGCAAGGATACGCCCGGCTACTTTTGCAAGGATAAGCCTGACCATATTTTTGAGAAGGCACCACGCTAGGAATTCTTCGGCCGCTAGGAATTCTCGGCCACTAGTAATTCTTCGGCCGCTAGGAATCCTCCGGCCCCTAGGAATTCTTCGGTCGCTAGGAATTCTTCGCCCACTAGGAATTCTTTGCCCGCTAGGAATTCTCGGCCGCTAGTAATTCTTCGGCTGCTAGGAATTCTCGGCCGCTAGGAATTCTTCGCCCTCTAGGAATTCTTCCTTGGCAAATTGGGTGAATTTTGACCACCCCAAACAGTGTTCTTAGGATTTCTTCCCTATTTCTCTCCCTGTTTCAGCTTTTCATACTGTATTGTGAAATGAAGGTTCTTGAATATGAAGTTATTCGCTTTGAAAATTCTTAGACAACGATGTTGCAGTCAGCCTATTAATTAGTTTTGTCACTGAAGCAGCTCATATGACTCGTGACCAAGTCTCCTGCTTTAGAGAAGGACAGTTTGGTTGACAGTTCCCGTCAAGAGAGGAAACGATGTAGGtacgaagaaactctggcattGACTCACTGAAGCCACCATTATTCTCCTTTTACTTGTTTGATTATGATAATAATCCACTTTGCTACAATTCAGAAAAATACTggtttattttcttatattcAAAGAATCATGAAAACTTGTTCTCCTAGGAATGGGGAGAGGAAACTACTTTTTCCCATTCCCTCTTCAACAGTCAGCAGTTTGAGAAAGTTCCTTCCTCTTTCGTCCCGTTTACCATTTGGGAACCAAGTATTCTGCCATTCAAAATCCTGCTACTATTCACCATTTATAAACAAGTATCTTCTCATGCCTTGAGCTGCAAACCTTCCAAGACCAAGATAACATGATCAAGTGTCCTCCCTACcgtgtttttcttctcttacTGTTCTTTAGGATTTTCTTGGCCATGGCACAAAACACAACCATCCCAATCAATGTGGGGGTGGTTCTTGACTTAGATTCCCCGTTAGGGAAAATAGGGTTGAGCTGCATCAACATGGCCCTCTCTGACTTCTATGCCTCTCATTCTAACTACAATACTAGACTGGTCCTGCACACAAGGGACTCCACGAGAGATGTTGTTGTTGCAGCTGATGCAGGTTCCCTCTCTCTTGATCTCctctttttaatgttttgctttttgtttcacccaaatattttttgaaccatcaatttcttttttattatttattagcATGTTAAAGGTATCATATCTTGTTGAAGTACTTGCTGGGAAAAAGCGGCTTAGATTAGAGTCATGCTTGTAATACGTCATTGGATTCGTAATTGATACacaaagaattaaaatatcatCAGAGTGTAACTTAACTTAAAACTCTCACCTTTGAAACAGCGCTAGACTTAATAAAGAATGTTGAAGTGCAAGCCATCATAGGGCTAAAATCATCAAAGCAAGCCAACTTTGTAATTGATCTTGGAGATAAAGCTCAAGTGCCCATAATGTCATTTTCAGCAACAAGCCCTTCTCTGCGGGGTTCATATTTTTTCCGAATTGCACAGAATGACTCATCTCAGGTTAGAGCCATAAGTACCATCATCCAAGCCTTTGGTTGGAGTGAGGCAGTGCCCATCAGCATGGACAATGAGTTTGGGGAGGGAGTGATACCTTACCTGACTACTGCTTTGCAAGAAGTAGGTGCCCGTATCCCTTATTGGAGTGTCATTCCTTCAAAGGCCACTGATGACCAAATTGTTGCAGAGCTTTACAGGTTGATGTCAATGCAAACCAAGGTCTTCATAGTGCACATGTTGCCTTCTCTAGGCTCTCGGTTTTTTGCCAAGGCAAAAGACATTGGCATGATGGAGGAAGGTAATGTTTGGATAACGACGAATGGGATGGCTAACTCTTTCAGTACCTCCAGCTCTTCTGTCGACATAGATAACATGCAAGGGGTGTTAGGTTTAAAGACTTATGTTCCAAACACAAAAGatcttgaaaattttagagCTAGATGGCAAACAAAATTCCAACAAGACAATCCAACTATCCTTAACGTTAAATTGGATGTTTTTGGACTTTGGGCTTATGATGCTGCTTGGGCATTAGCCCTGGCAGTTGAGAAGGTTGGGGGTACAAACTTCAGCTTCCGAAAGATGAACGGTTCTCATAATTCCACTGATCTGGGAAGCTTAGAGGTCTCTCAAGGCGGTCCTGAACTTGTCCGAGAGCTATCAAGTACAAGATTCAGAGGCATTTCAGGAGATTTCAGTCTTATTAATGGGCAACTACAATCATCAACTTTTCAGGTAGTTAATGTGAACGATAATGGGGAAAGAGGAATTGGATATTGGACACCCCAAAATGGACTTGTGAGGAACATAATTTCAACTAGAAACACAAACAGATACTCTACTTCTAATGCCAGTCTTGGACCTATTATATGGCCTGGAGACACCACCTTGGCTCCAAGGGGCTGGCAGATTCGCCCGAATGGGACCATAAAAGTTCTGGTCCCGGTGAAGGTAGGGTTTGAAGAATTTGTAACTGTGAGACATGATTCTAGCACTAACACAACCAAGGTCACTGGATACTGCATAGAAGTCTTTGACGCTGTAATAAAAGCATTACCATATCCTGTTCCTTATGAGTTTTATCCCTTTGCAAAACGTAATGGGAAGATTGCTGGCAGGTACAATGATTTGGTCAATCAAGTGTCTCTTGGGGtataactttttttcttgCTGATTTTTCACATTTTATTCTTAGCAAAATTATCCAATGTTTTCACTTGAAACATTGGCATTTTCACTTGACAGAACTACGATGCTGCAGTTGGAGACATAACTATTAGAGCAAACAGATCCTTGTATGTTGACTTCACATTGCCATTCACAGAATCTGGGATATCAATGGTGGTGCCTATCAAAGGCAAACATGACGCTAAAAGCACATGGGTGTTCTTGAAGCCTTTGACATGGGATCTTTGGGTTACAAGCGGCTGTTTTTCCATATTCATTGGTTTTGTGGTCTGGTTTCTTGAACATCCAATAAACGAAGACTTTCGTGGGTCTCCACATCACCAAATTGGCACAAGCTTTTGGTTCGCCTTCTCAACCATGGTTTTTGCACACCGTAAGCTCCCTTCATGTCAAACTATTTTCTAGTCTTTAGTGGTGATTAATGCTTTATAGAACCACTTGTCCAACTAACCAAAACTACTCAAAACCCAATTGGAAAAATGAGCTTTGTGTACCGTTTACATATTCTATGACTCATGGCCGTccatttctgttttcttttgagtttttctaaCAGGGGAACGAGTAGTGAGCAACTTGGGTAGGTTTGTAGTGATCATATGGTGCTTTGTTGTCCTGGTACTGACTCAAAGCTACACTGCCAGTTTATCATCAATCTTAACAATTCAACAGCTCCAACCAATAGTTACTGATGTGAATCTTCTCTTGAAGAATGGGGACAATGTTGGCTACCAAGCAGGTTCTTTTATTTATGAGATTTTGAGCCAGCTAGGATTTCAGGATGATAAACTTAGAACTTATAGGTCCGCAGAAGAATTGGATGAACTTCTTCGAAACGGGAATGAAAATGGAGGTATTTCTGCAGCGTTTGATGAAACCCCCTATATGAAACTTTTTCTTGCAACCTATTGCTCAAAATATACCCTTGTTGAGCCAACATTCAAAGCCGATGGTTTTGCCTTTGTAAGTTGATCACTTgctgtttttctctttctctatcagaCCCTCTCTGGCTTTCTCTCGTTTAATACATGTTTTCTGATGcgggattttttttcttcttctctttttgacCTGCAGGTCTTCCA
The window above is part of the Prunus dulcis chromosome 1, ALMONDv2, whole genome shotgun sequence genome. Proteins encoded here:
- the LOC117632001 gene encoding glutamate receptor 2.7-like codes for the protein MIKCPPYRVFLLLLFFRIFLAMAQNTTIPINVGVVLDLDSPLGKIGLSCINMALSDFYASHSNYNTRLVLHTRDSTRDVVVAADAALDLIKNVEVQAIIGLKSSKQANFVIDLGDKAQVPIMSFSATSPSLRGSYFFRIAQNDSSQVRAISTIIQAFGWSEAVPISMDNEFGEGVIPYLTTALQEVGARIPYWSVIPSKATDDQIVAELYRLMSMQTKVFIVHMLPSLGSRFFAKAKDIGMMEEGNVWITTNGMANSFSTSSSSVDIDNMQGVLGLKTYVPNTKDLENFRARWQTKFQQDNPTILNVKLDVFGLWAYDAAWALALAVEKVGGTNFSFRKMNGSHNSTDLGSLEVSQGGPELVRELSSTRFRGISGDFSLINGQLQSSTFQVVNVNDNGERGIGYWTPQNGLVRNIISTRNTNRYSTSNASLGPIIWPGDTTLAPRGWQIRPNGTIKVLVPVKVGFEEFVTVRHDSSTNTTKVTGYCIEVFDAVIKALPYPVPYEFYPFAKRNGKIAGRYNDLVNQVSLGNYDAAVGDITIRANRSLYVDFTLPFTESGISMVVPIKGKHDAKSTWVFLKPLTWDLWVTSGCFSIFIGFVVWFLEHPINEDFRGSPHHQIGTSFWFAFSTMVFAHRERVVSNLGRFVVIIWCFVVLVLTQSYTASLSSILTIQQLQPIVTDVNLLLKNGDNVGYQAGSFIYEILSQLGFQDDKLRTYRSAEELDELLRNGNENGGISAAFDETPYMKLFLATYCSKYTLVEPTFKADGFAFVFQKGSLLTLDVSTAITQVHEGDKMKAIEAKWFKKKASCSNPNTAGSYDTLSLDSFWGLFIVAGVASSLSLLICVAMFLYEHGHILTCIDSKASFRTRIREVLRAYDQEDKKSKKDSVQGIAAVESSPNTNCLCLRRPSRSRHPNKIIPEKVLEEEGTTCTQHSELNPNVQATQEIECAIELTAMT